One stretch of Bombina bombina isolate aBomBom1 chromosome 7, aBomBom1.pri, whole genome shotgun sequence DNA includes these proteins:
- the CCDC85B gene encoding coiled-coil domain-containing protein 85B, which produces MSEERGLVGRDLSKMTDEEMLTHSKEELVRKLREEEAEKMAALIQRGRLIKEVNRQLQGHLTEIRELKQVNHRLQEENRELKDLCCFLDDDRLKSKKLASEWQLFGYHAAKVLREDLGGYLKKLSELERRQEELLRENSCLSEVFLALEEDGAPVRHHASPVATSELSLLPCGPRDLGDGSSSTGSVGSPDQLHVVCSPDD; this is translated from the coding sequence ATGAGTGAGGAACGGGGTCTGGTAGGTCGAGACTTATCCAAAATGACAGATGAGGAGATGTTAACACATAGTAAAGAGGAACTGGTAAGAAAACTCAGAGAAGAAGAAGCCGAAAAGATGGCAGCTCTCATTCAGAGGGGACGTCTCATCAAAGAGGTCAACCGACAACTGCAGGGTCATCTGACAGAAATCCGTGAGTTGAAACAGGTCAACCATCGCCTTCAGGAAGAGAATCGAGAGTTGAAGGACCTTTGCTGCTTTTTAGATGATGATAGACTGAAGAGTAAAAAGCTGGCTAGTGAATGGCAGCTCTTTGGCTACCATGCAGCCAAAGTATTGCGTGAGGATCTGGGTGGCTACTTGAAAAAGTTGTCCGAGCTGGAAAGACGCCAAGAGGAGCTCTTAAGGGAAAACTCCTGCTTATCTGAAGTTTTCTTGGCCTTGGAAGAAGATGGTGCCCCTGTCAGACACCATGCAAGCCCTGTGGCTACATCTGAGCTGAGTCTCTTGCCCTGTGGACCACGGGATTTGGGGGATGGTAGCTCCAGCACAGGCAGTGTTGGAAGTCCAGACCAACTTCATGTGGTCTGCTCTCCAGATGACTGA